The Aspergillus luchuensis IFO 4308 DNA, chromosome 7, nearly complete sequence genome has a segment encoding these proteins:
- a CDS encoding uncharacterized protein (COG:S;~EggNog:ENOG410PX36): MNDPLKPYLKFSDADRHPHTPALEVTLTAPRNFYTESPNLNLVTVTITRSKEHQEPKPCYFYWSPSTDEGFRVFRDSSSEGLMEVEVQSGCSSPITRQSNPLHLWYLGADDEAVSWDIPLGENLCRSVIKSEWIKYELFWPGGEVHFWDWGSKDTNIETLKITELEAKSTPMTLPGGARCSFSLIEGSEPPPPPRPLTPPIIELDPNTLSPGVPIFSLEIEGPPTWRIQERWPLTWKLTYHGVSGDETPRPITFSVGDLYDWEVSCFYRRSQDTGEWESWRGDGVCGYGLFEDEEVPRTVGTSDGFMSLQPNETWTEVQRLDTMVDLPEDARDGEVMRHRFKGCKWTWWDWGTKEDHMDTIVMVVGFGVITKPADNDGRPEVVVPASNMVEFTAVN; this comes from the exons ATGAACGACCCCCTGAAACCGTATCTTAAATTCTCCGATGCGGACCGACA TCCACATACTCCAGCGCTGGAGGTAACACTAACTGCACCCAGAAACTTCTATACTGAAAGCCCGAATTTGAATCTCGTTACAGTGACTATCACGCGATCCAAGGAGCACCAGGAACCCAAGCCATGCTACTTCTACTGGTCCCCAAGCACCGATGAAGGATTCAGGGTCTTTCGTGACTCGTCCAGTGAGGGCCTaatggaggtggaggtgcaGTCAGGTTGCTCCTCACCAATAACGCGGCAATCAAACCCTCTTCACCTCTGGTACTTGGGtgcggatgatgaagccGTGTCGTGGGATATCCCTCTTGGGGAGAATCTATGTCGATCCGTTATAAAAAGTGAATGGATCAAATACGAGCTCTTCTGGCCCGGAGGTGAGGTGCATTTTTGGGATTGGGGATCGAAGGATACAAATATAGAAACGTTGAAAATCACGGAGCTGGAGGCCAAATCGACCCCGATGACACTGCCTGGAGGCGCACGATGCTCCTTCAGTTTAATCGAAGGTAGtgagccgccgccgccaccaagGCCATTGACTCCCCCAATCATCGAATTAGATCCCAATACTCT CTCCCCAGGCGTGCCGATATTCAGCCTCGAGATTGAAGGCCCGCCGACGTGGAGAATCCAAGAAAGGTGGCCGTTGACCTGGAAGCTTACCTACCACGGGGTATCAGGAGACGAGACCCCTCGACCGATTACTTTCTCAGTGGGCGACTTGTATGATTGGGAGGTATCTTGTTTCTATCGGCGTAGCCAGGATACTGGAGAGTGGGAGTCCTGGCGCGGCGATGGCGTATGTGGATACGGTTTgtttgaggatgaagaggttcCACGAACAGTAGGTACAAGCGACGGTTTTATGTCTCTACAGCCCAACGAGACCTGGACTGAAGTACAAAGGCTTGACACTATGGTTGATCTACCAGAGGATGCTCGCGATGGAGAGGTCATGCGACACCGATTCAAGGGATGCAAGTGGACTTGGTGGGATTGGGGAACAAAGGAGGATCATATGGACACTATTGTAATGGTAGTTGGATTCGGGGTGATCACTAAGCCAGCTGACAATGACGGACGgccggaggtggtggtgccggcTTCGAATATGGTGGAGTTTACAGCTGTGAACTAG
- a CDS encoding uncharacterized protein (COG:S;~EggNog:ENOG410PXQZ;~InterPro:IPR006603;~PFAM:PF04193;~TransMembrane:7 (o6-24i36-60o80-103i115-136o156-176i197-217o237-258i)): protein MIDGTLLPSWFRILLLGLSIYSYIPQLQLLWKTKNSSGLSLCYLLFSLICATEQFLLAFICINNPDPNVFVENRGSLRDWLNFIQITVVWLLSGLTFTLTLAYPSNSSFRQKLYAALWYIIFLLLAVLPAVCIAVTTDMTKEDSSFEDEVLFVMMSSVHVIFVNPVTTILAFSALFCQTPKLRKGVSPPRVLSLRGLALQTGVFSVLALTWPFRIIYLGPEWDILSSWFALFNWYMLVGWVAVDSAVFALVQGILLWLACRNRKHWHLAEDGETEPLLANGR from the exons ATGATCGACGGAACACTCCTTCCTTCCTGGTTCCGGAT CCTCCTACTGGGTCTCAGCATCTACTCATACATACcccagctgcagctcctcTGGAAAACCAAGAATAGCTCCGGTCTTTCTCTTTGCTATCTACTCTTCAGTCTCATATGTGCGACAGAACAGTTTCTCCTTGCATTTATATGCATTAATAACCCAGATCCCAATGTCTTCGTGGAGAATCGCGGATCCTTGAGAGACTGGTTGAACTTCATTCAAATAACGGTGGTCTGGCTACTCTCTGGCCTCAC ATTCACACTAACCCTAGCATATCCCTCCAACTCATCCTTCCGCCAGAAGCTCTACGCTGCCTTGTGgtacatcatcttcctcctcctagCCGTCCTCCCAGCAGTATGCATAGCCGTTACAACAGATATGACGAAAGAAGACTCAAGCTTCGAGGACGAGGTGCTCtttgtgatgatgagtagCGTTCATGTCATATTTGTCAACCCCGTCACGACAATCCTCGCATTCAGCGCCCTATTCTGCCAGACACCGAAACTGCGGAAAGGAGTGTCGCCGCCACGAGTTTTGAGTCTTCGAGGACTCGCACTACAGACAGGAGTATTCTCAGTTCTTGCGCTGACTTGGCCGTTCCGGATCATATATCTCGGTCCTGAGTGGGATATTCTATCATCGTGGTTTGCGCTGTTTAATTGGTATATGTTGGTCGGTTGGGTGGCTGTGGACTCTGCGGTCTTTGCACTGGTTCAGGGGATTCTGTTGTGGTTGGCGTGTAGGAACAGGAAGCACTGGCACTTGgctgaggatggggagactGAGCCGTTGCTGGCTAATGGGAGATGA
- a CDS encoding uncharacterized protein (COG:S;~EggNog:ENOG410Q2NB), which translates to MSHPLVAAVWEQLGRRDLAHILREIIGEHALDIALYQQDAKASVEPLTRSVFWIKTIFDAQRTYLQGLSHIRDCHPYFLPYLLPTETIFSALMYLVKVKVELFPSHKSTDGDFIRYRLLIAHTLLTGIRVLLLRGEAIDTDRKFQFERAMRAAWRNPDLSNVERFLISDFLPKALTSIGSPDLSASQAFLLDCGKPYLPPFATGLYPLSGAPERLITDLLTNVMKNDADQLVSFCLLYDMLWAVDSAIIQCHIDRRRISQEQGYTSPAAYKVDESFNQAQEIKKKLTRTVLAAFDDEFNTAPLRIFATIILSQTAEEHPPLQTRRIRDTWHQMAPIRTSWEKASSQFVRWLINRRVQMWDCNGELEAFSHDYQQHLTQWLQSSSAAEADPKPQPKTSRVSAVYVVNCPAVHPVPGPLLEESLKAHDKGAYEQLQGSPEFLTMDIDCPLCPGNKRVQHARMIEPLEQLSDALHFFSDSEAERRHSLLDSTSRNTTSCSSSLSHSTSQSSRLESDPSKRPISPSSNPAPLSKVTSKQAIATTTEVFSPILSRSRTDQSFDRQAIKTLSRDLRNVKLPFGGGASLFRRNSARGHQLPRQPRFCFSTSGSCLLFWGAGSNWVMRFETSVGDGKKPKGHKYDIPGVQQAAAGDQRCAVLASVGQHYELVVFENDSDVPQAYLTIETENQTFPVTCMVMSRNDRYVAFTLQDQVRVYEICTRTIQRVSLGSGMDRSSDFGHRSVMGASPNAKGTAYQGKRQEAIIERKLQFSPNGKHFAIATHLGDHYAYVDVWNCTFQQWSIVPDKSKSLKLPSWTSNDGDFTGVFYDGTQHAVLLTAFFAKEYPSFFSMLDDKTTNDSFSTRVVHAAQSPSGTRFILANGMCEVYVGDSKANGRLQLSRVRKASSKISPSVFRPGQLALSFPQETEVLAFWVKAGKLVLRSVRMQDGIETTSDCDLRSDFDRLVVERPMAADFHTQRRRHSLLSTELLAEIDGLPSLPRPDLPELSST; encoded by the exons ATGTCACATCCGCTGGTGGCAGCCGTGTGGGAACAGCTGGGCCGCCGTGATCTTGCCCACATCCTACGCGAAATCATCGGAGAGCATGCGCTGGACATCGCGCTCTACCAACAGGATGCCAAGGCATCCGTTGAGCCTCTCACCCGCTCCGTCTTCTGGATCAAGACCATCTTCGACGCCCAGCGAACCTATCTTCAGGGTTTGAGCCATATTCGCGACTGTCACCCTTACTTCCTGCCCTATCTGCTCCCCACCGAGACCATCTTCTCGGCTCTGATGTACCTAGTCAAAGTCAAAGTCGagctctttccctcccataAATCAACCGATGGCGACTTCATTCGATACAGACTCCTCATCGCGCATACGCTACTCACCGGTATTCGAGTGCTCCTGTTGCGCGGGGAGGCGATTGATACCGACCGGAAGTTCCAGTTTGAGCGAGCCATGAGAGCGGCCTGGAGGAACCCGGACCTTTCAAATGTCGAGCGCTTCCTGATTAGTGATTTTCTGCCCAAGGCCCTAACTAGTATTGGATCCCCAGATCTGTCAGCGAGTCAGGCCTTCCTGTTGGACTGTGGAAAGCCctatcttcctccttttgcAACGGGCCTT TATCCACTTTCGGGCGCTCCAGAGAGGCTTATCACTGATCTTCTGACGAACGTGATGAAGAATGATGCGGATCAGTTGGTGTCCTTCTGTCTCTTATACGATATGCTTTGGGCAGTAGACTCCGCCATCATCCAGTGTCACATTGATCGCCGTCGGATTTCCCAAGAACAGGGCTACACCAGTCCGGCAGCATATAAAGTGGACGAGTCCTTCAATCAAGCACaggaaataaagaaaaagctcACAAGGACTGTCCTGGCTGCCTTCGATGACGAGTTCAATACCGCACCTCTTCGCATTTTCGCAACGATCATCTTAAGTCAAACTGCCGAAGAACACCCGCCCCTACAGACACGGAGGATTCGGGATACTTGGCATCAAATGGCTCCTATCCGGACTTCATGGGAGAAGGCATCTAGCCAGTTTGTGCGGTGGCTTATCAACCGCCGCGTGCAAATGTGGGATTGTAACGGGGAATTAGAAGCATTCTCCCATGATTATCAACAACACCTTACGCAGTGGTTGCAGAGCTCTTCTGCAGCCGAAGCCGATCCGAAACCTCAACCTAAGACTTCCCGTGTCAGCGCAGTCTACGTCGTCAACTGCCCTGCGGTGCATCCGGTTCCTGGACCACTACTGGAGGAAAGCTTAAAGGCCCATGACAAAGGTGCTTACGAG CAATTACAAGGGAGCCCCGAATTTCTGACGATGGATATCGACTGTCCTCTATGCCCAGGCAACAAGAGGGTTCAGCATGCTCGGATGATCGAGCCTCTCGAGCAGTTATCAGATGCCTTACATTTCTTCTCAGACTCGGAGGCAGAGCGGCgtcattctcttcttgaTTCGACCTCGAGGAACACCACGTCCTGTTCCAGCTCTCTCAGTCACTCCACCAGTCAGTCCTCACGGCTTGAGTCCGACCCGTCAAAACGCCCGATTTCACCCAGCTCGAATCCAGCCCCGTTGTCGAAGGTAACGAGCAAGCAGGCTATCGCCACCACGACCGAAGTCTTCAGTCCGATCCTATCACGTAGTAGGACGGACCAGTCATTTGACAGGCAAGCGATCAAAACCCTTTCACGCGACCTCAGAAATGTCAAGCTCCCCTTTGGAGGCGGGGCATCGCTCTTCAGGAGGAACTCGGCCAGAGGACATCAGTTACCTCGTCAACCTCGGTTCTGCTTCTCGACCTCAGGAAGCTGCCTGCTGTTCTGGGGTGCAGGCAGCAACTGGGTGATGAGGTTCGAAACAAGCGTAGGGGACGGTAAAAAGCCCAAGGGTCACAAATATGATATTCCGGGCGTGCAACAAGCCGCGGCAGGAGACCAGCGGTGCGCCGTCCTGGCTTCTGTTGGACAG CACTACGAGCTCGTCGTGTTCGAGAACGACAGCGACGTTCCCCAAGCTTACCTCACCATCGAAACAGAAAACCAGACCTTTCCCGTTACCTGCATGGTGATGTCACGCAACGATCGGTATGTTGCGTTCACCCTTCAAGACCAGGTTCGAGTATACGAGATATGCACACGAACTATCCAGAGAGTCTCGCTAGGTAGTGGCATGGATCGGTCGTCGGACTTTGGTCACCGGTCTGTGATGGGCGCGTCCCCCAATGCCAAGGGGACGGCATATCAGGGGAAGAGACAGGAGGCTATCATCGAGAGGAAGTTGCAATTTTCTCCAAATGGAAAACACTTCGCCATTGCGACCCATCTTGGAGACCACTATGCCTACGTTGACGTGTGGAACTGCACGTTTCAGCAATGGAGCATTGTCCCTGACAAGTCGAAGTCGCTCAAGCTTCCGTCG TGGACAAGCAACGACGGGGACTTTACGGGTGTGTTTTATGATGGGACACAGCATGCGGTTCTCCTTACGGCCTTCTTCGCGAAAGAATACCCCTCATTCTTTTCGATGTTGGATGACAAGACGACGAACGACTCCTTCAGTACTCGAGTGGTGCATGCGGCGCAGTCCCCCTCCGGGACACGATTCATTTTAGCAAACGGGATGTGCGAAGTATACGTGGGTGATTCCAAGGCCAACGGGCGTCTTCAGCTTTCGCGGGTGAGGAAGGCTTCTTCCAAGATTAGCCCGTCTGTCTTCCGACCAGGACAACTGGCATTGTCCTTCCCTCAGGAAACCGAGGTGCTTGCCTTCTGGGTTAAGGCGGGCAAACTGGTGCTGAGGTCGGTCCGCATGCAAGACGGCATTGAGACGACCAGCGACTGTGATCTGCGATCCGATTTCGACCGACTAGTAGTTGAGCGGCCCATGGCAGCTGATTTCCATACTCAACGTCGACGGCATTCGTTGCTCTCGACCGAACTACTGGCCGAGATCGATggtcttccctctcttccccggcCCGATCTGCCAGAGCTATCGTCGACGTGA
- a CDS encoding putative tubulin-specific chaperone c (COG:O;~EggNog:ENOG410PK6J;~InterPro:IPR038397,IPR017901,IPR006599,IPR016098, IPR012945,IPR027684;~PFAM:PF07986;~go_process: GO:0000902 - cell morphogenesis [Evidence IEA];~go_process: GO:0007023 - post-chaperonin tubulin folding pathway [Evidence IEA]), translated as MSMSEFDPARRPSQSENQTILKSEIPLKERFFRYFQHEITALQEQMDRLADTSLVGGERTDATDHCLAGIARLSNEVKDAASYIPTYDQRIYAEAIKALQDKLVETRAAVEPRPKFSFKTKKNASAISLSDAAHLAAQGRRSIPGFPSPDTSSVSSSATQTPMYPSTPLNEPDNRLHLQRPELAPTSIPAFTVDEDEDKPKSDVGGGFAATAVSSVSVNNHHNLHIMLPSSGSTATVPASITHLRHCVVDMSIPTANGKPYTSLTIKSVKESLLVCGQINGPAHITGVENSILVVDCRQFRMHNCSNVDVYLSCSSNPIIEDCSNVRFGRKPRVYTLDHDRPDDEDHWSQVEDFKWIKPEPSPNWSLLDAEDAVPEEVWAEIVPGGPGWSLDDILRAINISSH; from the exons atgtcGATGTCTGAGTTTGATCCGGCCCGTCGGCCCTCTCAGTCCGAGAATCAAACCATTCTCAAGTCCGAAATTCCCTTGAAGGAACGGTTCTTCCGCTATTTTCAGCATGAGATCACCG CGCTCCAGGAACAGATGGATCGGCTGGCCGATACGTCGTTAGTGGGAGGTGAACGGACAGACGCAACCGATCACTGTCTGGCGGGCATTGCGCGCTTGTCCAACGAGGTCAAGGACGCAGCCAGCTATATCCCAACCTATGATCAGCGGATATATGCTGAG GCCATCAAAGCTCTGCAGGACAAACTCGTCGAGACTCGAGCTGCAGTCGAACCACGACCAAAGTTTAGCttcaagaccaagaagaatGCATCCGCCATTTCGCTGTCCGATGCAGCGCATCTCGCCGCTCAAGGTCGACGCAGTATCCCTGGGTTCCCCTCCCCTGACACATCATCGGTTAGCTCGTCCGCGACACAAACCCCCATGTATCCGTCAACGCCTCTGAACGAGCCCGACAACCGCCTCCATCTACAAAGACCGGAGCTTGCTCCGACCTCTATCCCTGCATTCacagtggatgaagatgaggacaaACCCAAGTCAGACGTAGGAGGTGGATTCGCCGCAACGGCCGTGTCCTCGGTGTCTGTTAACAACCACCATAATCTGCACATCATGCTGCCGTCCTCAGGCTCAACCGCAACTGTGCCGGCATCTATTACCCATCTTCGCCACTGCGTAGTCGACATGTCCATTCCCACCGCCAACGGAAAACCGTATACCAGCTTGACCATCAAGAGCGTCAAGGAGAGTCTCCTCGTTTGTGGCCAGATCAACGGCCCGGCCCATATCACGGGGGTGGAGAATAGCATTCTCGTGGTTGACTGTCGACAGTTCCGGATGCACAACTGCTCCAATGTAGACGTCTACCTCAGCTGTTCCAGCAACCCGATCATCGAGGACTGCAGCAATGTCCGATTCGGTCGGAAACCCCGCGTTTAC ACGCTCGATCACGATCGCCCAGATGACGAAGACCACTGGAGCCAGGTCGAAGATTTCAAATGGATCAAGCCGGAACCCAGTCCCAACTGGAGCCTGCTGGATGCCGAAGACGCCGTGCCGGAAGAAGTCTGGGCGGAGATTGTCCCGGGCGGTCCAGGCTGGTCGCTGGATGATATTCTGCGTGCGATCAATATTTCATCTCATTAA
- a CDS encoding uncharacterized protein (COG:S;~EggNog:ENOG410PHFS), with protein MAATRTSTRQAAQKAKEAIAAAPDVKSRGPAGAKRKETTDKGPAPKKGKKEDDKVKPEENQQPTTEEEVKTTEERAEEPEKPESKSEEEPEKPVEKEEPRKTDEEPAAAPAEPADKVEDQPKPDEKPEEKPEKDVEEKPEEKSEEKREAEPETKQEEKPAPAADSAEAGVKTSQEREEKVASNVLEKGIIYFFYRPRVNVTDPQSVSDVARSFLVLRPTPIGATLNQQQGSVEPGAKCRLLMLPKKKFPTSGKERDMGFVEKAGQSMKSLQETFIAGDTYETSTRGERTVPEARPFAEGVYAITSTTRASHLAYVLTIPETIGSIQEDFGLHSRGSWVIQSKNPKYPGPSYAQIQKDPEYPESVREKFGDYRWVPLQPEFIDYPNAQFLMIGEATDDLGKAATAEEGDKQANEAQPGEELEKLEQENEERIEALRGDDTIYEDLGLDAKNYPKVPTTWNGE; from the exons ATGGCCGCCACTAGAACGTCTACCCGTCAAGCGGCTcagaaggcgaaggaagCCATTGCGGCTGCTCCGGATGTCAAGAGCCGAGGTCCTGCTGGCGCAAAGCGTAAGGAAACCACTGACAAGGGCCCTGCAccgaagaaaggaaagaaggaggatgacaagGTAAAGCCCGAGGAAAATCAGCAGCCGAcgaccgaggaagaagtgaaGACAACAGAAG AACGTGCGGAAGAGCCGGAAAAGCCAGAGTCGAAGTCTGAAGAAGAACCTGAGAAGCCTGTCGAAAAGGAAGAACCGCGGAAGACGGATGAAGAGCCCGCAGCGGCACCAGCTGAGCCTGCCGACAAAGTTGAGGATCAACCAAAACCAGATGAAAAACCCGAGGAGAAGCCAGAAAAGGATGTAGAGGAGaaaccagaagaaaagagtgaGGAGAAACGCGAGGCTGAGCCAGAGACAAAGCAAGAGGAGAAAcccgctcctgctgctgaCAGCGCCGAAGCCGGTGTCAAGACATCCCAGGAgcgggaggagaaggtcgcATCAAACGTACTCGAAAAGGGAATCATCTATTTCTTCTACCGACCGCGCGTAAATGTGACCGACCCGCAAAGCGTTAGCGATGTTGCCCGGAGCTTCCTGGTGCTGCGACCAACACCCATTGGTGCCACATTGAATCAACAGCAGGGCTCTGTGGAGCCTGGCGCAAAGTGCCGGCTATTGATGCTGCCCAAGAAGAAATTTCCTACCTCTGGTAAAGAACGTGACATGGGGTTCGTCGAAAAGGCTGGACAGAGTATGAAGTCACTCCAAGAGACCTTCATTGCTGGCGATACATACGAAACGTCTACCCGTGGTGAGCGAACCGTTCCCGAGGCCAGACCGTTTGCTGAGGGCGTCTACGCCATCACATCTACGACTCGGGCGTCTCACTTGGCTTATGTCTTGACCATTCCGGAGACTATCGGATCCATCCAGGAAGACTTTGGTTTGCATTCTCGAGGCAGTTGGGTCATCCAGTCGAAGAACCCTAAATACCCCGGCCCATCCTATGCTCAGATCCAAAAGGACCCCGAGTATCCCGAAAG TGTGCGCGAAAAGTTCGGCGACTACCGTTGGGTCCCGTTGCAGCCAGAATTTATCGACTACCCCAACGCACAATTCCTGATGATCGGCGAGGCTACCGACGACCTGGGCAAGGCCGCGACAGCCGAAGAGGGCGACAAGCAGGCCAACGAAGCACAGCCCGGCGAGGAACTAGAGAAGTTGGAACAGGAGAATGAAGAGCGGATTGAAGCTCTACGGG GCGATGACACCATCTATGAAGATCTCGGATTGGATGCGAAGAACTATCCCAAAGTGCCGACGACCTGGAATGGCGAATGA
- a CDS encoding uncharacterized protein (COG:S;~EggNog:ENOG410Q2BA), whose protein sequence is MTEILENESPPTFQPHDGSRAFTSQPCNTQGDPGISSGADTVPLEGNSPTIHKHEANADVVLPYSIEEPDDEPAEAAGQTTDKPAIRLLVGDNSEIWQGELVDSMEGLQCDSDQSASRTRGKKRKPSATATGSSRPFRQSSCDSIPNAQRDESNEGPKRRRRKGRCARDHLSPGMIWQHDSSETTSSGGYSSRSPSTDDSATQPSSHTDADAMDLDE, encoded by the coding sequence ATGACGGAAATTCTTGAAAATGAAAGCCCCCCTACGTTTCAACCACACGATGGATCAAGAGCTTTTACATCTCAACCATGCAACACGCAAGGCGATCCGGGAATCTCGTCTGGAGCAGATACAGTTCCTTTGGAAGGTAATTCACCAACCATTCACAAACATGAGGCGAATGCGGATGTAGTTCTACCGTATTCTATTGAGGAGCCAGACGATGAGCCTGCCGAGGCTGCAGGACAGACCACAGACAAACCGGCGATACGTTTACTTGTTGGAGACAACTCAGAGATCTGGCAGGGAGAGCTGGTGGACTCGATGGAGGGGCTCCAGTGCGACTCAGACCAAAGCGCTAGCCGGacgagagggaagaaaagaaagcctTCCGCGACAGCAACCGGTTCATCTCGACCATTCCGACAATCATCTTGCGACTCGATACCCAATGCTCAGCGTGATGAGTCCAATGAGGGTCCCAAGAGGAGGCGCCGAAAAGGCAGATGCGCGAGGGACCATTTGTCCCCGGGGATGATCTGGCAACACGATAGCAGCGAAACCACCTCGTCGGGGGGCTACAGTTCAAGGTCTCCGTCAACAGATGACAGTGCAACCCAGCCTTCCAGTCACACTGATGCCGACGCAATGGACCTAGATGAATGA